In the genome of Hydractinia symbiolongicarpus strain clone_291-10 chromosome 5, HSymV2.1, whole genome shotgun sequence, one region contains:
- the LOC130644269 gene encoding uncharacterized protein LOC130644269, translating to MKTALVIALLCIVSAWSYPAEDEYDTPACDEVFRAEICEAFDSTDELSDEEREKRQLPGLDKDLLERLLLEKLKFLTGFGLLKNIPFIGQFVHDLVERDPEGVSKAISGGIFAIIPFVLGALG from the exons ATGAAGACTGCATTAGTTATCGCTCTTTTGTGCATCGTTTCTGCATGGTCATATCCTGCAGAAGATGAGTATGATACTCCTGCCTGTGATGAAGTTTTCCGTGCAGAG ATTTGTGAAGCCTTCGATAGCACTGACGAACTTTCTGATGAAGAACGCGAAAAAAGACAACTTCCAGGACTAGACAAAGATCTTTTGGAAAGAT TATTGTTGGAGAAGTTAAAATTCCTCACTGGCTTCGGTCTTTTAAAGAACATTCCATTCATTGGACAGTTCGTTCATGATCTCGTTGAGAGGGACCCAGAAGGTGTTTCGAAAGCTATCAGTGGTGGTATCTTTGCCATTATCCCATTTGTTTTGGGAGCATTGGGTTAA
- the LOC130644270 gene encoding fibroblast growth factor 1-like codes for MKTNKSSLVYYALFICMLPMLSTSYVEKFKNSKLPSNKRNILLYSKHGHYLAIYPGGTVNATIDTNSTSIVLEMQTFGRYYKRIRRPGSYYLAINNQGEIVTRKKPRKNTLFREHFDGSYFWYENDANQYILALRANYRTKNKVKATNHTRPKHHIKKTQFLIAHVPYRLQKLSEQRQRP; via the exons atgaaaacgaaTAAATCAAGCTTGGTTTATTATGCATTGTTTATCTGCATGCTACCGATGCTGTCAACTTCATAcgttgaaaagtttaaaaatagcaAGCTTCCATCaaacaaaagaaacattttacTTTACAGCAAACATGGTCATTATTTGGCTATCTATCCTGGTGGAACAGTGAATGCTACCATTGACACGAACTCGACAAGCA TTGTTCTCGAGATGCAGACCTTTGGAAGATACTATAAGAGAATCAGAAGACCCGGCTCATATTACTTGGCGATCAACAACCAGGGGGAAATTGTTACGAGG aaaaagccaAGAAAAAACACACTTTTCAGAGAACATTTTGATGGTTCGTATTTTTGGTACGAGAATGATGCCAACCAATATATCTTGGCACTCAGAGCTAACTACAGAACAAAAAACAAAGTCAAAGCGACAAATCACACAAGACCGAAGCAccatattaaaaaaacacaattccTGATAGCACATGTCCCGTATAGATTGCAAAAATTGTCCGAGCAGAGGCAACGTCCATGA
- the LOC130644268 gene encoding uncharacterized protein LOC130644268: protein MKTALVIALLCIVSAWSYPAEDEYDTPACDEVFRAEICEAFDSTDELSDEEREKRQVPGLDKDLLERLLLEKLKFLTGFGLLKNIPFIGQFVHDLVERDPEGVSKAISGGIFAIIPFVLGALG, encoded by the exons atGAAGACTGCATTAGTTATCGCTCTTTTGTGCATCGTTTCTGCATGGTCATATCCTGCAGAAGATGAGTATGATACTCCTGCCTGTGATGAAGTTTTCCGTGCAGAG ATTTGTGAAGCCTTCGATAGCACCGACGAACTTTCTGATGAGGAACGCGAAAAAAGACAAGTTCCAGGACTAGACAAAGATCTTTTGGAAAGAT TATTGTTGGAGAAGTTAAAATTCCTCACTGGCTTCGGTCTTTTAAAGAACATTCCATTCATTGGACAGTTCGTTCATGATCTCGTAGAGAGGGATCCAGAAGGTGTTTCGAAAGCTATCAGTGGTGGTATCTTTGCCATTATTCCATTTGTTTTGGGAGCATTGGGTTAA